A portion of the Parasteatoda tepidariorum isolate YZ-2023 chromosome 5, CAS_Ptep_4.0, whole genome shotgun sequence genome contains these proteins:
- the LOC107450231 gene encoding uncharacterized protein isoform X3: MSLHQTFSCIFVLFATILLSNIDGEHLPDRDTLGFLDISQYQDMYKNAYNNMNPLMKGPLFPVAEMVFDTVECILRDLSQIGCNINTTVDLFELLRNCSDGKGLLSELSNIDKLVPEIGSPLIIPPTTNDALCGAASCVSRTIPADKVAILRHANSAQRPLKSSSGISQVCLESDTHKLL; encoded by the exons ATGTCTTTACATCAAACATTTTCTTGTATCTTTGTGTTATTTGCAACAATATTGCTTTCAA atattGATGGTGAGCATCTACCTGATAGAGACACCCTTGGTTTCCTGGACATTTCACAATACCAAGATATGTACAAGAACGCGTATAACAACATGAATCCATTGATGAAAGGTCCTCTCTTTCCGGTAGCTGAAATGGTTTTCGATACTGTTGAG TGTATTTTGAGGGATTTGTCTCAGATTGGTTGC aatataaacACAACTGTCGACCTATTTGAACTATTGAGAAAc TGCAGCGATGGCAAAGGACTTCTGTCTGAACTCTCGAACATTGATAAGCTAGTTCCTGAAATCGGTAGTCCACTTATCATTCCACCGACTACAAACGATGCACTCTGCGGAGCTGCATCATGTGTGTCACGTACTATCCCTGCAGATAAAGTGGCTATTTTAAGACATGCCAACAGTGCTCAGCGACCTCTCAAAAGCAGCTCCGGTATCAGCCAGGTTTGTTTGGAATCAGACACACACAAGTTACTTTGA